The Candidatus Hydrogenedentota bacterium sequence TTGGCGCTATTCGGTTGGTTTTCGGGCCCAGCCCGCGATGTGGGGAGAGACGGGCAGTGCCCATGCTACTCGAAAGTGCTCGTACCTCAGGTGCGTGAACCCCGCCGTCTCGAGCGTGCGCCACAATTCCCGGTCAAGCCGGCAGCCGTCACCGGCATACAGCCACGTAAACCGCAGCACCCGCTGCAAGAGGCGAAGAATAGTCGCACGCGGAGCGGCAACGTGTTCCAGAAAGACAAACAGCCCCCCGGGTTTCAGGACGCGCAGAATCTCCCCGAGCGCGGCTTCGGGGTCATCCACGGAACACAAGACGTGGGTGCAGACGACCGCGTCGACGGAATTGTCGCGCAGGCAGAGCGATTCGGCCCTCCCGTTAAGCATGTGCATGATTCTGCCGGACTTGTGGGACTCTTCGCGAAGGTAGCGGAACATGAAACGGTTGGGTTCAATGCCCAACAGGGTGGTTCGCTCGGGATAGAGAGGGAGGTTGGCGCCGGCGCCCGGGCCAATCTCGAGAACCCGGCCGGATAGCTTTCCGAACAAGGAACGCTTGCGCTCGGGTGACATGTCCCGCATCAGCCGGTTTCCGGCGTGAAGCAACCAGGCAAATGTTTTCTTAGCCCGTATTGATCGTTTACGGCTTTGTGAGCGGTCCAAGCTTGCCGGCATCGTTCACATGCCTTCAAGAACGTGCCGCAGGGCTTCGTCAAGGTCGGGATGGTCGAAGGTGAACCCGGCTTCCTGGAGTTTCCGCGGAACGGCCCGTTGGCTGGCAAGAAGAAGGTCGTCGGCCATTTCTCCTAACAGCAGCCGGGCGGCAAACGCTGGGAAGGGCAAGACGGCCGGACGGTTAAGGGCGCGGCCCAGACTTGCAACGAATTCACGGTTGCGGACCGGATTTGGGGAAACCACGTTCACCGGCCCGTCAAGCGAGGGGGTGTCCAGCGCATAGAGGATGGCGCGCACCGCGTCGTCTAGAGTGAGCCAGGCCATGTACTGAGTACCCGGACCAATGGGGCCGCCCAACCCTAGTCTGAAGGGCAGCAGCATCTTGGCAAGAGCGCTCCTCTTGCCGCCCAGGACTACGCCGAACCGGGTATTGAGCACGCGAATGCCCTTGTTGCGGGCAGGATGAGAGGCTTCTTCCCATTGGCGGCAAACCTCAGCGAGAAAGGTCTCGCCGCAGGGCTCGTCTTCGTCCAGCTTTCGGTCGCCGCAATTGCCGTAGTAGCCGGTGGCTGATGCGCACACCCAGGTCTTGGGCGGGGTATCGAGTTCACTGAACGTTCTACACAGCAGCTTGGTGGTGCAGGTACGGCTTTCGATGATCTCCCCTTTCTTGCGCTCGGTCCAGCGGCCTGAACCAACATTCTCGCCGGAAAGGTGAACGGCTGCGTCAAGATCCTCGAGTTTTCCGCGTTCGATATAGCCCGGGCCAGGATCCCAGAGGATTTCGCCCGGTTCCGAACTCCACTCCTTCCGTACAAGCCGGGTGACGGCGTCGCCCCGTTCTTTCAAGGCCTTAGACAAGGCGGAACCAATAAGCCCGGAAGCGCCGCTGAGTAACACTTTCATGACCGCCCCATCCTCAAATTATCCCAAAACGTTGGCCTGCGGCGCCGGGCATGACCGAAACTTCACCGGAGCGTGCCGCCGTGAACCTTCTACCTTGCCCTCGCCGGTTCGCACGTTTCACCCTCCCGTTTCCGTAAACCACCCGATACGCCAGCACCGATAGAACCAATCCTACGGCATCACGCCCTCTGATGCAATTCTCGCCGATTCTCCCAGCCCCGACGGAAACAAGCGCTCGAATGCGGCCTCCAGCCTCGTGCCCAACGAACACAGCCGCTTTGCTTGACATCTAACAGTTCTATGGTGTACAATCCCTCCGGCGTGGAAAGGAGGTTTGGGATGACGTTGCAGAAGGAACTCGATCTCGACCTGCCGTTCGAGGACTTCCGGCACGAAGCCATGCTTGGGATTGTGCGCACAGCC is a genomic window containing:
- a CDS encoding TIGR01777 family oxidoreductase; this translates as MKVLLSGASGLIGSALSKALKERGDAVTRLVRKEWSSEPGEILWDPGPGYIERGKLEDLDAAVHLSGENVGSGRWTERKKGEIIESRTCTTKLLCRTFSELDTPPKTWVCASATGYYGNCGDRKLDEDEPCGETFLAEVCRQWEEASHPARNKGIRVLNTRFGVVLGGKRSALAKMLLPFRLGLGGPIGPGTQYMAWLTLDDAVRAILYALDTPSLDGPVNVVSPNPVRNREFVASLGRALNRPAVLPFPAFAARLLLGEMADDLLLASQRAVPRKLQEAGFTFDHPDLDEALRHVLEGM
- a CDS encoding methyltransferase domain-containing protein, which translates into the protein MRDMSPERKRSLFGKLSGRVLEIGPGAGANLPLYPERTTLLGIEPNRFMFRYLREESHKSGRIMHMLNGRAESLCLRDNSVDAVVCTHVLCSVDDPEAALGEILRVLKPGGLFVFLEHVAAPRATILRLLQRVLRFTWLYAGDGCRLDRELWRTLETAGFTHLRYEHFRVAWALPVSPHIAGWARKPTE